DNA sequence from the Nitrospirota bacterium genome:
GGAATGACCAGGCCACACAAGAGGGGAAGGTCGTCAAGGCATTGGCCAAGGCGATTCCAGCCAAGCTCATTCCGATGCCGGATTATCGCCCGAAATATCCGAAGATCATAGCGGAAAAGGAGATCAACCCGAACCATCCGAATCTGACCATCTGGCAGAACAAGATCGACGTCTGTCTTTTCGTCGGCGTCCATTGCCACCAATCCAATATCGCCCTCAAAATCATTCGTGGCGGCACAGACTGCTTCACGATCGCGCTCTGCACGTTCAACGGGGACGATGAAGCGCACATCACGATTCGTGATTTAACCGCCGATACCATCCAGCGCATTGTGGATTCAGTGCATCGGCAAAAACAAACGCGGTCCCGATAAGTGCACAGGATGTCCGTCTTGGTATCTACCCTCATCTGCGGTCCGATCTCTCAGAACACTCGAGCCGACGATCTGAGGGGCTCGAAACCATAGACAGAGGTATCACACTGCCCAGTTGGATCCAGTTCAAGGCCGCTGCCCCCTGCCAGAGGAAAGCCACGCCAGTAAAAAGGCGCATGTACCATGAGAGTCCACCT
Encoded proteins:
- a CDS encoding carbon monoxide dehydrogenase, translating into MSQYEMTVGPEGYLATPVSSRGVVLPSKGEGLVLGKIVPEQQAIDEAARRLLNAKNPTIFPGPLVLWAWNDQATQEGKVVKALAKAIPAKLIPMPDYRPKYPKIIAEKEINPNHPNLTIWQNKIDVCLFVGVHCHQSNIALKIIRGGTDCFTIALCTFNGDDEAHITIRDLTADTIQRIVDSVHRQKQTRSR